From Mus pahari unplaced genomic scaffold, PAHARI_EIJ_v1.1 scaffold_5634_1, whole genome shotgun sequence, one genomic window encodes:
- the LOC110315347 gene encoding zinc finger protein 419-like isoform X1 produces the protein MSQGPAGQWSPIVIVETASGALPQVSQYSVKPANQEEGCVSFEDVAVYFSWEEWTLLDDSQRLLYQSVMTEILTLMSSLGLTPSGIHDITQLETWGEPSVPALRFLTPGCWIKVESEMSPFEQSLSAEGISSSTLQQHMLCCAESPLLSTDNETILQTSSGLLRHQMTYTVGDAPTNTESGEAIQSEKKNCICSDCGKTFTSTSHLNRHRMIHTGEKPFQCSECGMSFSQKAFLVKHFRIHTGEKPFRCGECGKAFKHNISLVSHQRVHTGETPFTCTECGKSYMTRSNLTRHFQVHAAEKPYSCSECGKAFKEKSSLIYHARVHTRERPFQCSECGKSFSQKAFLIKHFRIHTGEKPFRCSECGKAFKHNCFLVAHQRVHTGETPFTCTECGKSYMNRSSLLYHYRVHTGEKP, from the exons GTTTCCCAGTATTCAGTGAAACCTGCCAACCAGGAGGAG GGCTGTGTGTCCTTTGAGGATGTGGCTGTGTACTTCTCCTGGGAGGAATGGACACTGCTTGATGACTCTCAAAGGCTCTTGTACCAGTCTGTGATGACAGAGATCTTAACACTCATGTCATCGCTGG GACTTACACCTTCTGGGATCCATGACATCACTCAGCTGGAGACTTGGGGAGAGCCCTCTGTGCCTGCATTGAGATTCCTGACTCCAG GTTGTTGGATCAAAGTGGAGAGTGAAATGTCCCCGTTTGAGCAGAGTCTGTCTGCAGAAGGTATCAGTTCATCCACGCTGCAACAGCACATGTTGTGCTGTGCTGAGTCACCCTTGCTAAGCACAGACAATGAGACAATCCTCCAGACCTCCTCGGGTCTTCTCAGGCATCAAATGACTTACACTGTTGGGGATGCCCCCACGAACACTGAGAGTGGAGAGGCCATTCAGAGTGAGAAGAAGAACTGCATATGCAGTGACTGTGGCAAAACTTTTACTAGCACGTCCCACCTCAATCGACACCGGATgatacacactggagaaaagcctTTTCAGTGCAGTGAGTGTGGGATGTCCTTCAGCCAAAAAGCCTTTCTTGTTAAGCATTtcagaattcacactggagagaagccgtTCAGGTGTGGTGAGTGTGGCAAAGCCTTCAAGCATAATATCTCTCTCGTTTCTCACCAGCGAGTTCACACAGGAGAGACACCTTTCACCTGTACCGAATGTGGGAAATCATATATGACCAGATCCAATCTTACACGTCACTTTCAAGTTCATGCTGCGGAGAAGCCTTACAGTTGCAGTGAATGTGGCAAAGCATTTAAGGAGAAATCCAGCCTCATTTATCATGCACGAGTGCATACTCGGGAAAGGCCTTTTCAATGCAGTGAGTGTGGCAAGTCCTTCAGCCAAAAAGCCTTTCTCATTAAGCATTTCAGAATTCACACCGGAGAGAAGCCTTTCAGGTGCAGTGAGTGTGGCAAAGCCTTCAAGCACAACTGCTTCCTTGTTGCTCATCAGCGAGTTCACACAGGAGAGACGCCCTTTACATGCACTGAATGTGGCAAGTCATACATGAACAGATCCAGCCTTTTATATCATTATCGGGTTCATACTGGAGAAAAGCCGTAG
- the LOC110315347 gene encoding gastrula zinc finger protein XlCGF8.2DB-like isoform X2, producing MTEILTLMSSLGLTPSGIHDITQLETWGEPSVPALRFLTPGCWIKVESEMSPFEQSLSAEGISSSTLQQHMLCCAESPLLSTDNETILQTSSGLLRHQMTYTVGDAPTNTESGEAIQSEKKNCICSDCGKTFTSTSHLNRHRMIHTGEKPFQCSECGMSFSQKAFLVKHFRIHTGEKPFRCGECGKAFKHNISLVSHQRVHTGETPFTCTECGKSYMTRSNLTRHFQVHAAEKPYSCSECGKAFKEKSSLIYHARVHTRERPFQCSECGKSFSQKAFLIKHFRIHTGEKPFRCSECGKAFKHNCFLVAHQRVHTGETPFTCTECGKSYMNRSSLLYHYRVHTGEKP from the exons ATGACAGAGATCTTAACACTCATGTCATCGCTGG GACTTACACCTTCTGGGATCCATGACATCACTCAGCTGGAGACTTGGGGAGAGCCCTCTGTGCCTGCATTGAGATTCCTGACTCCAG GTTGTTGGATCAAAGTGGAGAGTGAAATGTCCCCGTTTGAGCAGAGTCTGTCTGCAGAAGGTATCAGTTCATCCACGCTGCAACAGCACATGTTGTGCTGTGCTGAGTCACCCTTGCTAAGCACAGACAATGAGACAATCCTCCAGACCTCCTCGGGTCTTCTCAGGCATCAAATGACTTACACTGTTGGGGATGCCCCCACGAACACTGAGAGTGGAGAGGCCATTCAGAGTGAGAAGAAGAACTGCATATGCAGTGACTGTGGCAAAACTTTTACTAGCACGTCCCACCTCAATCGACACCGGATgatacacactggagaaaagcctTTTCAGTGCAGTGAGTGTGGGATGTCCTTCAGCCAAAAAGCCTTTCTTGTTAAGCATTtcagaattcacactggagagaagccgtTCAGGTGTGGTGAGTGTGGCAAAGCCTTCAAGCATAATATCTCTCTCGTTTCTCACCAGCGAGTTCACACAGGAGAGACACCTTTCACCTGTACCGAATGTGGGAAATCATATATGACCAGATCCAATCTTACACGTCACTTTCAAGTTCATGCTGCGGAGAAGCCTTACAGTTGCAGTGAATGTGGCAAAGCATTTAAGGAGAAATCCAGCCTCATTTATCATGCACGAGTGCATACTCGGGAAAGGCCTTTTCAATGCAGTGAGTGTGGCAAGTCCTTCAGCCAAAAAGCCTTTCTCATTAAGCATTTCAGAATTCACACCGGAGAGAAGCCTTTCAGGTGCAGTGAGTGTGGCAAAGCCTTCAAGCACAACTGCTTCCTTGTTGCTCATCAGCGAGTTCACACAGGAGAGACGCCCTTTACATGCACTGAATGTGGCAAGTCATACATGAACAGATCCAGCCTTTTATATCATTATCGGGTTCATACTGGAGAAAAGCCGTAG